A DNA window from Daucus carota subsp. sativus chromosome 3, DH1 v3.0, whole genome shotgun sequence contains the following coding sequences:
- the LOC108213317 gene encoding small polypeptide DEVIL 11: MAISGELFLDEKWKLSRKEGSRSAASGLIRRVSFSSKSRASSDEQSRRCGFTRKCASLVKEQRARFYIMRRCVTMLICWRDNLSDS, from the coding sequence ATGGCGATATCCGGTGAGTTATTTTTGGATGAGAAGTGGAAGTTGTCGAGAAAAGAAGGGTCAAGAAGTGCAGCATCAGGTCTGATCAGGAGAGTTAGTTTTTCATCGAAATCAAGAGCATCAAGTGATGAGCAGAGCAGGAGATGTGGGTTCACAAGAAAGTGTGCTAGTCTTGTGAAAGAACAGAGAGCTAGATTTTATATCATGAGGCGCTGTGTGACTATGCTCATCTGCTGGCGAGATAATCTCTCTGATTCTTGa
- the LOC108213193 gene encoding cytochrome P450 CYP72A219-like, whose amino-acid sequence MTIFLLSVWLGSRLLVLADKLHEQWKKSFLWLGPIPAVYISHPDLIKDVCNKFYDFQKPKGGNPLTKLLVGGLIEAEGDRWAKHRKIINPAFHIEKLKNLLPAFYLSCIEIMHIWEKMVSAEGQCELDVWPYLQTLTGDAISRTVFGSDYEKGRKIFQLRKELAQVYIQAAQSVYLPGMRYLPTKRNKRMKKIAGELKSIVRSIIDKRLKEMEMGEYVHNDLLSILLQSNSEEIKVNRNKNSGMSVDEVIEECKLFYFAGQETTSDLLVWTMILLSQHSGWQERAREEVFQVFGNSKPHADGLNHLKVVNMILLETLRLYTPGVVLNRAILEDVKLGDMSLPSGIVLIIPIIQLHHDKEIWGDDVKEFKPERFAEGVLKATKGKAAYLPFSTGPRICIGQNFAMLEAKMAISMILQRFSFELSPSYTHAPQTIITLQPQYGANLILKAL is encoded by the exons ATGACCATTTTTCTGCTCTCTGTGTGGTTGGGGTCAAGACTGCTTGTATTAGCAGACAAGCTGCATGAACAGT GGAAGAAGTCATTTTTATGGCTTGGGCCAATACCAGCTGTCTACATTAGCCATCCAGATCTTATAAAAGATGTCTGTAATAAGTTTTACGATTTCCAGAAGCCAAAGGGAGGTAATCCTCTGACTAAACTTCTTGTTGGTGGACTTATAGAAGCCGAgggagatagatgggccaaacacCGCAAAATCATCAATCCTGCCTTCCATATTGAGAAGTTAAAG aatctgTTGCCAGCATTTTACTTGAGTTGTATTGAGATCATGCACATATGGGAGAAAATGGTTTCTGCAGAGGGTCAATGTGAGCTAGATGTATGGCCTTATTTACAAACTTTAACAGGGGATGCCATTTCGCGGACTGTTTTTGGTAGTGATTATGAAAAAGGAAGGAAGATTTTTCAACTCCGAAAAGAATTAGCTCAAGTGTATATTCAAGCTGCACAATCAGTGTACCTCCCTGGAATGAG ATATTTGCCAactaaaagaaacaaaaggatGAAGAAGATCGCTGGGGAATTGAAGAGCATAGTAAGAAGTATAATTGACAAGCGTCTAAAGGAAATGGAAATGGGAGAATATGTCCATAATGACTTGTTGAGTATATTATTGCAGTCAAATTCCGAAGAAATTAAAGTAAATAGAAACAAGAATTCTGGAATGAGTGTCGATGAGGTTATTGAAGAGTGTAAGCTCTTCTATTTTGCTGGACAGGAGACAACCTCAGATCTACTAGTTTGGACAATGATTTTATTGAGTCAGCATTCGGGTTGGCAAGAGCGAGCTAGGGAAGAAGTTTTCCAGGTCTTTGGAAATAGTAAACCACATGCTGATGGCTTAAATCACCTCAAAGTT GTGAATATGATTTTGCTGGAGACTCTGAGATTATACACGCCTGGAGTTGTACTTAATCGCGCTATACTTGAAGACGTTAAATTGGGAGACATGTCCCTCCCATCTGGAATCGTGCTAATCATTCCGATCATCCAATTGCATCACGACAAAGAAATTTGGGGGGACGATGTGAAGGAATTTAAGCCAGAGAGATTTGCTGAAGGAGTGCTGAAGGCAACAAAGGGAAAAGCTGCATATCTTCCTTTCAGCACGGGACCGAGAATTTGCATAGGACAGAATTTTGCAATGTTGGAAGCTAAAATGGCGATATCAATGATTCTGCAACGCTTTTCTTTTGAGCTTTCACCATCTTACACACATGCTCCACAGACCATCATAACTCTTCAGCCTCAGTATGGTGCAAACTTGATTCTAAAGGCACTCTAG
- the LOC108210953 gene encoding aspartic proteinase PCS1, with translation MATSLHVLLFNIIFIFSISSSSCKTTPSSLLLPLKTKFIPSRSLLKPPNKLSFHHNVSLTVSLTVGSPPQQVTMVLDTGSELSFLHCKKTPNRPLTFNPLASASYTPIPCSSPTCRVRTRDFTSPVSCDPKKLCHATLSYADASSVEGNLAADTFRVGSLDQPRTVFGCMDTYSSSNPEDSKTTGLMGMNRGSLSFVSQMGFPKFSYCISGRDASGVLLFGEASFSWLKPLNYTPLVQMTTPLPYYNRVAYTVQLEGIKVAGRVLPLPKSVYVPDHTGAGQTMVDSGTQFTFLLGPVYTALKMEYIRQTRGVLRVYDDPNFVFQGAMDLCYRVETTRKILPILPTVSFMFRGVEMSVSGDRLLYRVPDMKIGNDDIHCFTFGNSELLGMEAYIIGHHHQQNLWMEFDLEKSRVGLAEVRCDLASQRLGLDV, from the coding sequence ATGGCTACTTCACTTCACGTTCTTCTCTTCAACATCATTTTCATTTTCTCCATATCTTCATCTTCATGCAAGACCACTCCTTCTTCTCTACTTTTACCCCTGAAAACAAAGTTTATTCCATCTAGGTCCCTGCTAAAGCCACCGAACAAGCTCTCGTTTCACCACAATGTCTCTCTCACGGTCTCTCTCACCGTCGGGTCGCCGCCGCAGCAAGTTACGATGGTGCTCGACACTGGCAGTGAGCTTTCCTTTTTGCACTGTAAGAAAACGCCAAACAGGCCCTTAACTTTTAACCCACTTGCCTCCGCTTCTTACACTCCGATTCCGTGTTCTTCGCCCACTTGTCGGGTCCGGACCCGGGACTTCACTTCGCCCGTTTCGTGTGACCCGAAAAAGCTTTGCCATGCAACTTTGTCGTACGCGGATGCTTCTTCGGTTGAGGGTAATCTCGCGGCCGACACTTTCCGGGTCGGGTCGTTGGATCAGCCCAGGACGGTGTTCGGGTGTATGGATACGTATTCGAGTTCGAACCCGGAAGATTCGAAGACTACCGGGTTAATGGGTATGAATCGGGGCTCCTTGTCGTTTGTCTCGCAAATGGGTTTTCCGAAATTTTCGTATTGTATATCGGGTCGGGACGCATCGGGTGTGTTATTGTTCGGAGAAGCTAGCTTCTCTTGGCTAAAGCCTTTAAATTACACTCCTTTGGTTCAAATGACCACTCCTTTGCCTTACTACAATCGGGTCGCTTACACGGTTCAATTAGAAGGAATCAAAGTTGCGGGTCGGGTCTTACCCTTACCGAAATCCGTTTACGTGCCGGACCATACCGGTGCGGGTCAAACCATGGTGGACTCGGGTACCCAATTTACCTTCCTACTCGGACCGGTTTACACCGCTTTAAAAATGGAATATATTCGACAAACAAGAGGTGTGTTACGAGTTTACGATGACCCGAATTTCGTGTTCCAAGGGGCAATGGACTTATGTTACCGAgtcgaaacgacacgaaaaattTTACCGATTTTACCAACCGTAAGTTTTATGTTTCGGGGCGTCGAGATGAGCGTATCAGGTGACAGATTATTGTATCGAGTGCCCGACATGAAAATTGGAAATGACGATATACATTGTTTTACATTCGGTAATTCGGAATTACTAGGAATGGAAGCGTATATAATAGGGCACCACCATCAACAAAATTTGTGGATGGAATTCGATTTGGAAAAATCGAGGGTTGGACTCGCTGAGGTCAGGTGTGATTTAGCAAGTCAACGTCTTGGACTCGATGTTTAG
- the LOC108215257 gene encoding probable E3 ubiquitin-protein ligase RHC2A: protein MSSSYWCYRCSRFVRVSTDDDSLSCPDCAGGFIEVIDTPAPTISESRRNRFPAAAMYMVGNGGNSGNSEQNSSPAIRRSRRNTGDRSPFNPVIVLRGTGEAEPAEDGSGFELYYDDGAGSGLRPLPATMSEFLLGSGFDRLLDQLSQIENNGIGRMEHPPASKAAIESMPVVEIGEEHLGSELHCAVCKEAFEFGVEAREMPCKHLYHDDCILPWLNLRNSCPVCRHELASDVNNNSSSGNVIETSEVNRVQNENSLTPSNGNGNEDETVGLTIWRLPGGGFAVGRFSGGRRGGDRELPVVYTEMDGGFNNNGVPRRISWASRGSVARERGGFRRVLRNLFGCFGGSRGSVASSSSESRMNGRSRSLSSAFSNSSQRRGAWPWAAEASNRARRS from the coding sequence GGGTTTATCGAGGTCATCGACACGCCGGCGCCGACTATTTCGGAGTCCCGCCGGAATCGTTTCCCGGCGGCGGCGATGTATATGGTGGGAAACGGAGGGAATTCGGGGAACAGCGAGCAGAATTCGTCGCCGGCGATTCGCCGGAGCCGGAGGAACACCGGCGACCGGTCGCCGTTTAATCCGGTGATTGTGCTGAGAGGGACAGGAGAGGCGGAACCGGCGGAGGATGGGAGCGGGTTTGAATTGTATTATGATGATGGGGCCGGGTCGGGTTTGAGGCCCTTGCCCGCCACTATGTCCGAGTTTTTGCTCGGGTCGGGTTTTGATAGGCTGTTGGATCAGTTGTCGCAGATTGAGAATAATGGGATTGGGAGGATGGAGCATCCGCCGGCTTCGAAAGCGGCGATTGAGTCGATGCCGGTGGTGGAGATTGGGGAGGAGCATTTGGGGAGTGAATTGCATTGTGCTGTTTGTAAAGAAGCGTTTGAGTTTGGTGTCGAAGCTCGAGAAATGCCCTGTAAGCATTTGTATCATGATGATTGTATTTTGCCTTGGTTGAATCTTCGTAATTCCTGCCCTGTTTGTAGACATGAATTGGCTAGTGatgttaataataatagtaGTAGTGGTAATGTAATTGAAACTAGTGAAGTTAATAGGGTGCAGAATGAGAATAGTTTGACCCCGAGTAATGGGAATGGGAATGAGGATGAGACAGTTGGGTTAACAATTTGGAGGTTACCGGGAGGGGGGTTTGCGGTTGGGAGGTTTTCGGGTGGGAGGAGAGGAGGGGATAGGGAGCTTCCGGTTGTTTATACAGAGATGGATGGTGGGTTTAATAATAATGGGGTTCCGAGGAGGATATCTTGGGCTTCTAGAGGGAGTGTTGCGAGGGAAAGAGGTGGGTTCAGGAGGGTTTTGCGAAATTTGTTTGGTTGTTTTGGTGGATCGAGGGGTTCGGTTGCTAGTTCGAGTTCGGAGTCTAGGATGAATGGGAGAAGTAGGTCATTGTCTTCGGCGTTTAGTAATTCTTCACAGAGGCGTGGAGCTTGGCCTTGGGCTGCTGAAGCTAGTAATAGAGCACGGAGGTCTTGA